From Staphylococcus delphini, one genomic window encodes:
- a CDS encoding YjiH family protein, protein MKHQTVKGNQMWRFWVLSLIGVICFFVPFQINGVQTIIVDHVHLAIRAGLNSVMPYIALVMILIGAILPIYRKDYRKTKTDFVIVLAKVLGAVIGVMYVFHIGPKILFEAQYGPFLFDKLMLPLSILIPVGAIALSLLVGYGLLEFIGVLMQPIMRKVFNTPGESAIDAVASFVGSYSLGLLITNRVYKQGVYNYREALIIATGFSTVSATFMVIVARTLDLMAHWNLYFWSCLVITFVVTAISTYLPPISKASKAYYNNQQPPAKPKEEGTRIQQAWLAVKRQSHQATPLFKNMWTHFAEGLEMTVAILPSILSIGFIGLLLANFTPVIDILSYIFYPFIYIFPIAEKALLAKASAISVIEMFLPSLLVVKATIEVKFVVAITSVSAIIFFSALVPCILATEIKVPIWQLLLIWFVRVTLTLLITIPLSLIIF, encoded by the coding sequence ATGAAACATCAAACTGTTAAGGGTAACCAGATGTGGCGTTTTTGGGTTTTGAGTTTGATAGGTGTGATTTGTTTCTTTGTGCCTTTTCAAATTAACGGGGTACAAACGATTATTGTCGACCATGTTCATTTAGCAATACGCGCAGGCCTCAATAGTGTGATGCCTTATATTGCTTTAGTCATGATTTTAATTGGCGCAATCTTACCCATCTATCGTAAAGATTATCGGAAAACGAAGACGGATTTTGTCATTGTTTTGGCTAAAGTGTTAGGGGCTGTGATTGGCGTTATGTACGTGTTTCATATTGGACCGAAAATTTTGTTTGAAGCACAATATGGCCCGTTTTTGTTCGATAAATTGATGTTGCCACTGAGTATTTTAATTCCAGTCGGTGCCATCGCTTTATCATTGTTAGTAGGATATGGCTTGCTAGAGTTTATCGGTGTGTTAATGCAACCGATTATGCGCAAAGTGTTTAATACGCCAGGTGAATCCGCGATTGATGCGGTCGCGTCGTTTGTAGGGAGTTATTCGCTCGGTCTGTTAATTACAAATCGTGTGTACAAACAAGGTGTTTACAACTACCGAGAAGCATTAATCATTGCGACAGGGTTTTCGACAGTATCAGCAACATTTATGGTCATCGTGGCCCGTACACTTGATTTAATGGCACATTGGAATTTGTATTTCTGGAGCTGTTTAGTCATCACATTCGTTGTGACAGCCATTTCGACCTATTTGCCACCGATATCAAAAGCGTCGAAAGCGTACTATAACAATCAACAACCACCAGCAAAACCTAAAGAAGAAGGCACACGTATTCAACAAGCATGGCTCGCAGTGAAAAGACAATCACATCAAGCGACACCATTGTTTAAAAATATGTGGACACATTTTGCTGAAGGGCTAGAAATGACAGTTGCGATATTACCGTCCATTTTATCGATTGGTTTTATCGGTTTGTTGTTAGCGAACTTTACACCAGTTATTGACATACTGAGTTACATTTTTTATCCATTTATTTATATTTTCCCGATTGCAGAAAAAGCGTTGTTAGCAAAGGCGTCTGCAATATCGGTCATTGAAATGTTTTTACCATCGTTACTTGTCGTTAAAGCAACGATTGAAGTTAAATTTGTAGTGGCAATTACAAGTGTATCAGCGATTATATTCTTTTCAGCGCTTGTACCCTGTATTTTAGCGACAGAAATTAAAGTTCCGATTTGGCAATTGTTATTGATTTGGTTTGTACGTGTGACATTAACATTATTAATTACCATTCCGTTAAGTCTAATTATTTTTTAA
- the hutU gene encoding urocanate hydratase has translation MRNIQAKKGLEIECKGWEQEAVLRMLYNNLDPEVAEHPERLVVYGGIGKAARNWEAFDAIVDTLRRLENDETMLVQSGKPVAVFKTHEEAPRVLLSNSVLVPKWATWDHFHELDKKGLMMYGQMTAGSWIYIGSQGIVQGTYETFAELANQHFNGSLKGTITLTAGLGGMGGAQPLAVTMNGGVVIGVDVDPTRIQKRIDTRYCDTITYSLDEALELAEQAKKEGRALAIGLVGNAAEVHHEILKRGFKIDIVTDQTSAHDPLNGYVPEGYSLEEAAALRESDPVKYVTLSKQSMKKHVEAMLQFQKNGAVAFDYGNNIRQVAFDEGLENAFDFPGFVPAYIRPLFCEGKGPFRFAALSGDPKDIERADQLMRELFPEDEKLMRWLDMASEKIAFQGLPSRIAWLGYGERAKMGLALNELVRNGEISAPIVIGRDHLDSGSVASPNRETEAMLDGSDAVGDWAILNALINTAAGGSWISVHHGGGVGMGYSLHAGMVVVADGSERADRRLGRVLTTDPGMGVVRHADAGYEKAIETAKTRGFDIPMITKEVETE, from the coding sequence GTGAGAAATATTCAAGCAAAAAAAGGTTTAGAAATTGAATGTAAAGGTTGGGAACAAGAAGCAGTTTTACGAATGTTATACAACAACTTAGATCCAGAAGTTGCTGAGCATCCGGAACGTCTTGTCGTTTATGGCGGTATCGGTAAAGCAGCACGTAACTGGGAAGCATTTGATGCGATTGTCGATACATTACGTCGCCTAGAAAATGATGAGACGATGTTAGTGCAATCAGGTAAACCTGTGGCTGTATTTAAAACGCATGAAGAAGCGCCACGTGTACTTTTATCAAACTCTGTGCTCGTACCAAAATGGGCAACTTGGGATCATTTCCATGAATTAGATAAAAAAGGCTTAATGATGTACGGCCAAATGACAGCGGGAAGTTGGATTTACATTGGTTCGCAAGGGATTGTCCAAGGTACGTACGAAACTTTTGCGGAATTAGCAAATCAACATTTCAATGGCTCATTAAAAGGCACGATTACATTAACGGCTGGATTAGGCGGTATGGGTGGTGCACAACCGCTTGCTGTAACGATGAATGGCGGTGTCGTGATTGGTGTAGATGTGGATCCAACACGTATTCAAAAACGTATTGATACACGTTATTGTGATACGATTACGTATTCATTAGACGAGGCGTTAGAACTAGCAGAACAGGCGAAAAAAGAAGGACGTGCCCTTGCAATTGGTCTAGTGGGTAACGCTGCTGAAGTGCACCATGAAATTTTAAAACGTGGCTTCAAAATTGATATTGTGACGGACCAAACATCTGCACACGATCCACTTAATGGTTATGTGCCTGAAGGGTATAGTTTAGAAGAAGCGGCTGCATTAAGAGAAAGTGACCCTGTTAAATATGTCACATTATCCAAACAATCTATGAAAAAACACGTTGAAGCGATGTTACAATTCCAAAAAAATGGTGCCGTGGCATTCGACTATGGTAACAATATCCGTCAAGTTGCATTTGATGAAGGCTTAGAAAACGCATTTGACTTCCCTGGTTTCGTACCAGCATACATTCGACCATTATTCTGTGAAGGTAAAGGACCATTCCGTTTTGCAGCATTATCAGGGGATCCGAAAGATATTGAACGTGCGGACCAATTAATGCGTGAACTATTCCCAGAAGATGAAAAATTAATGCGTTGGTTAGATATGGCAAGTGAAAAAATTGCATTCCAAGGGCTTCCGTCAAGAATTGCATGGCTCGGTTATGGCGAACGTGCAAAAATGGGCTTAGCATTAAATGAGCTTGTACGTAACGGTGAAATTTCTGCACCAATCGTTATCGGTCGTGACCATTTAGATTCAGGTTCAGTGGCATCACCAAACCGTGAAACTGAAGCAATGTTAGACGGATCAGATGCTGTAGGGGACTGGGCAATTTTAAATGCATTAATTAACACAGCAGCTGGCGGTTCATGGATTTCAGTTCACCATGGTGGCGGTGTAGGTATGGGTTATTCATTACACGCAGGCATGGTGGTTGTTGCTGATGGTTCAGAACGTGCGGACAGAAGATTAGGGCGTGTATTAACGACAGATCCGGGTATGGGTGTAGTGCGACATGCAGATGCGGGCTATGAAAAAGCGATTGAAACTGCCAAAACTCGTGGCTTTGATATCCCTATGATCACTAAGGAGGTAGAAACAGAATGA
- a CDS encoding SulP family inorganic anion transporter codes for MEMHHTIQNYLTSWRGHTFQNITAGLLVALAMMPGAIAFSLIAGVSPTVGIFSTALMLIGISFLGSRTLMVSAPSSGVSIVAVFITSMYDQQMLIAAMLVMGLFQIIFAFCCVDKAIHKIPVPVVVGFMNALAYLLLTSQLKHIFGHNLSTYLFAVLSLIMIFLIPHITERIPATLIMIVVLSIAAKMFHVDLTDVQDLAHIHFEMPALGLPQVVLTGWMVVELIIFGLMLAIVATIQTSLTARMVDQLTKTASSLNRESFGQGLTNFIISLFGGLAGSALVGQSKYNLKLGATSRLSTLAAGIVMLLFLMLLSPLVGSIPMVVLAIVLTRIAMNAFDRQTLRYIVERRWTEFMIMLITFLLIVIARNLALGVLVGTAVDYSYQRIQKYRKGRDQHGS; via the coding sequence ATGGAGATGCATCACACAATCCAAAATTACCTCACAAGCTGGAGAGGACACACTTTCCAAAACATCACAGCAGGCTTACTTGTCGCTTTAGCTATGATGCCAGGCGCGATCGCATTTTCATTAATCGCTGGCGTTAGCCCAACAGTCGGCATATTCAGTACCGCACTCATGCTCATCGGAATCAGTTTTTTAGGTTCTCGCACATTAATGGTTTCTGCACCGAGTAGTGGCGTCTCCATTGTCGCTGTGTTCATCACCTCAATGTATGACCAGCAGATGCTCATTGCAGCGATGCTCGTCATGGGCTTATTTCAAATCATATTCGCATTTTGTTGTGTGGATAAAGCAATACATAAAATTCCAGTGCCGGTCGTCGTTGGATTTATGAATGCGTTAGCTTATTTATTATTGACCTCGCAATTGAAACATATTTTTGGTCACAATCTATCGACATACCTCTTTGCAGTGCTCAGTTTAATCATGATATTTTTAATTCCACATATCACGGAACGCATCCCTGCTACACTCATTATGATTGTCGTCTTATCAATCGCGGCCAAAATGTTTCATGTCGACTTAACGGATGTACAAGATTTAGCGCATATTCATTTCGAAATGCCAGCGCTCGGGTTACCTCAAGTTGTTCTAACAGGATGGATGGTCGTAGAATTGATCATTTTTGGCCTAATGTTAGCGATTGTCGCAACGATTCAAACGAGTTTAACAGCACGAATGGTCGATCAACTGACAAAAACCGCTAGCAGTCTCAATCGTGAATCGTTTGGTCAAGGGCTTACGAATTTCATCATAAGTTTATTTGGTGGGCTTGCGGGAAGTGCGTTAGTGGGGCAGTCAAAATATAATCTCAAATTAGGTGCAACATCACGACTTTCAACTTTGGCAGCAGGTATCGTGATGTTGTTATTTTTAATGTTATTAAGTCCACTCGTCGGCAGCATTCCGATGGTCGTGTTAGCTATCGTATTGACACGTATTGCGATGAACGCTTTTGACCGTCAAACGTTGCGGTATATTGTCGAGCGACGTTGGACAGAATTCATGATTATGCTCATTACTTTTTTATTGATTGTCATCGCACGTAATTTAGCGCTTGGGGTACTCGTTGGCACAGCGGTGGATTATAGTTATCAACGGATTCAAAAATATCGAAAAGGAAGGGATCAACATGGGAGCTGA
- the hutI gene encoding imidazolonepropionase: MTYDLLIQNIKELILPVTTDRPLKGKALDELNVVKHGTVVVHEGKIVYAGPYTEDYEARETIDASDRVVSPALVDAHTHLVHGGSREHEMALKRQGKSYLEILESGGGILSTVEATRQATEDELFKKAEYDLLTMIHHGVLAVESKSGYGLNKENELKQLRVSKRLEEKYGLKMRHTFLGPHAIPKEASSQADFLQEMIDLLPEAKEYADFADIFCETGVFTLEESKRYMEAAKELGLRVKIHADEIDPLGGLGLAIEEDAISADHLVASSDQDKANLKDSDTVAVLLPGTTFYLDKESYADARGMLDNNGAIAIATDYNPGSCVTNNLQMVMAIASLKLKLSPAEIWNAVTVNAAKAIDVDAGTINEGDDANIVIWRAPNHEYIPYHYGVNHVEKVIQNGRVIVDRQPGLLTKA, from the coding sequence ATGACTTATGATTTACTGATTCAAAATATTAAAGAATTGATTTTACCAGTAACGACAGATCGCCCTTTAAAAGGTAAAGCGTTGGATGAATTAAATGTAGTCAAGCACGGTACAGTCGTTGTACATGAAGGGAAAATTGTCTATGCAGGGCCTTATACTGAAGACTATGAAGCACGCGAAACAATCGATGCTTCTGACCGCGTTGTTTCACCAGCACTTGTAGACGCACACACACATTTAGTTCATGGCGGCTCACGTGAACACGAAATGGCGTTAAAACGTCAAGGCAAATCATATTTAGAAATACTTGAATCAGGTGGCGGCATTTTATCAACAGTAGAAGCGACACGCCAAGCAACTGAAGATGAACTATTTAAAAAAGCTGAATATGATTTATTAACGATGATCCATCACGGTGTATTAGCTGTAGAAAGCAAAAGTGGTTACGGCCTAAACAAAGAAAATGAATTAAAACAATTACGTGTATCTAAACGTTTAGAAGAAAAATATGGTTTGAAAATGCGTCATACATTTTTAGGACCACACGCAATTCCAAAAGAAGCATCATCACAAGCAGACTTCTTACAAGAGATGATTGATTTATTACCAGAAGCGAAAGAATACGCAGACTTTGCAGATATTTTCTGTGAGACAGGTGTATTTACGTTAGAAGAATCGAAACGTTATATGGAAGCAGCGAAAGAACTTGGCTTAAGAGTGAAAATCCATGCAGACGAAATCGATCCGCTCGGTGGTTTAGGCTTAGCGATTGAGGAAGATGCCATCTCTGCAGATCACCTCGTTGCATCAAGTGATCAAGACAAAGCGAACTTAAAAGATTCTGACACAGTAGCGGTATTATTACCAGGCACAACGTTCTACTTGGACAAAGAAAGTTACGCAGATGCTCGAGGCATGTTAGACAATAACGGTGCCATTGCGATTGCGACAGACTACAATCCAGGTAGCTGTGTGACAAACAATTTACAAATGGTCATGGCGATTGCATCATTAAAATTAAAATTATCACCAGCCGAAATTTGGAACGCAGTCACAGTCAACGCGGCAAAAGCCATTGATGTGGACGCGGGTACGATTAACGAAGGGGACGATGCCAATATCGTCATTTGGCGCGCACCAAACCATGAATACATTCCGTATCATTACGGGGTAAACCATGTGGAAAAAGTCATTCAAAACGGACGTGTCATCGTTGACCGTCAACCAGGTTTGTTAACAAAAGCATAA
- a CDS encoding Na+/H+ antiporter NhaC family protein, with translation MLEQEHEHSSPWALIPLVVFISIFLGAGIITKDFTFMPLNVAAMIGVVVALMMNRRETFASKVEVFARQAGHANIVLMMFIFLLAGAFAKTTEAMGGVTSIVNLGLSFIPQNFLIVGLFIICMFISISMGTSVGTVAAIAPVGFGISEATEIPAALAMATVVGGAMFGDNLSMISDTTIAAVRTQKTQMSDKFKVNFRIVVPGAIVTIIILWWLSHGYDVTETKTYDFEWIKVIPYLLVLILAVIGINVVLVLLGGILLSSLIGLIDGSFNLGGLLKAASEGVLGMQDIAMIALLIGGMIGLVEHHGGITWLLNFVKRRVKTRRGAELGIASLVSVADISTANNTISIIMAGPLAKDIAEEYDIDPRKSASLLDIFGSAFQGFVPYSPQLIAAAGVASISPVALLPYSIYPVMLAICGFIAILFNLPRLRSHRS, from the coding sequence ATGTTAGAACAAGAACATGAGCATAGCAGTCCATGGGCGCTCATTCCGTTAGTCGTATTTATCAGTATCTTTTTAGGTGCAGGTATCATCACGAAAGACTTTACTTTTATGCCGTTAAATGTTGCGGCGATGATTGGTGTCGTTGTGGCATTAATGATGAACCGACGAGAGACATTTGCGTCAAAGGTAGAAGTTTTTGCACGTCAAGCAGGTCACGCTAATATTGTGTTGATGATGTTTATCTTTTTACTAGCCGGTGCTTTTGCAAAAACAACTGAAGCGATGGGCGGTGTGACTTCCATTGTTAATTTAGGGTTATCATTTATCCCGCAAAATTTTTTGATTGTCGGACTTTTCATCATTTGTATGTTTATTTCCATTTCGATGGGGACGTCGGTGGGCACTGTAGCGGCGATTGCACCTGTGGGATTTGGTATTAGTGAAGCAACAGAAATTCCGGCTGCACTTGCGATGGCGACAGTGGTTGGTGGTGCGATGTTTGGTGATAACTTGTCTATGATTTCAGATACAACGATTGCCGCAGTCCGCACGCAAAAGACGCAAATGAGCGATAAATTTAAAGTGAACTTCCGTATCGTTGTGCCGGGTGCTATTGTGACGATTATCATTTTATGGTGGCTTTCTCACGGTTATGATGTGACAGAAACGAAAACGTACGACTTTGAATGGATTAAAGTGATTCCGTACTTACTCGTATTAATTTTGGCGGTTATCGGTATTAACGTCGTGTTAGTGTTGTTAGGCGGCATTTTGTTATCGTCTCTAATTGGTTTGATTGATGGTTCATTTAACTTAGGAGGTCTATTAAAAGCAGCGTCAGAAGGTGTTCTTGGCATGCAAGACATTGCGATGATTGCACTACTCATCGGTGGTATGATAGGACTCGTTGAACATCACGGGGGTATTACCTGGCTGTTAAATTTCGTTAAACGTCGCGTTAAAACAAGACGTGGTGCAGAATTAGGTATCGCGAGTCTTGTGAGTGTTGCTGATATTTCGACAGCGAATAATACGATTTCAATTATTATGGCAGGTCCACTTGCGAAAGATATTGCAGAAGAATATGACATTGATCCGAGAAAATCGGCAAGCTTGTTAGATATATTTGGCAGTGCATTTCAAGGTTTTGTCCCTTATAGTCCACAGCTCATTGCAGCAGCGGGTGTAGCGAGCATTTCACCTGTGGCGCTGTTGCCTTATTCTATTTATCCTGTGATGCTTGCGATTTGTGGGTTTATCGCCATCTTGTTTAATCTACCGCGCTTACGTTCTCATCGCTCATAG
- a CDS encoding LysR family transcriptional regulator, with protein MKVIQLEYFIEIVNQNSFTKAAQALHISQPSLTATIKKMERDLGYPLLKRTTKEISITEKGIQFYNEAVELVKHYHQSIEKMYDLKMSQTPKIKMAIIESTARWVSTVVQTHQNSHPEQHYQITEILDPNQLAQKLINFDIHLGLSNDQIRHDGIISLPLYHEDYVVLAPQNAFGNQKSVSIKNLPLIVPNRGYQVRKHIDDYFTRLDERPHIIMEVDRFETATNFVHQGMGYAVIPQMYYQSYSTFQLSAIKIRPNIKRTIYLNYSKKREYNQHVFDLVDACCEYWNVERKV; from the coding sequence ATGAAAGTTATACAGTTGGAATACTTTATCGAAATTGTAAATCAAAATAGCTTCACAAAAGCTGCGCAAGCCTTACACATTAGTCAACCTTCACTCACTGCAACAATTAAAAAAATGGAACGGGACTTGGGGTACCCATTGTTAAAAAGGACAACGAAAGAAATTTCAATTACAGAAAAAGGCATTCAATTTTATAACGAAGCAGTGGAACTTGTGAAACATTATCATCAATCCATTGAAAAAATGTATGATTTGAAAATGAGTCAAACGCCTAAAATAAAAATGGCCATCATTGAATCCACTGCACGTTGGGTGTCGACCGTCGTACAAACCCATCAAAATTCGCATCCGGAGCAACATTATCAAATCACGGAAATACTAGATCCTAACCAATTGGCACAAAAACTGATTAACTTTGATATTCACTTAGGCTTATCGAACGACCAAATTCGTCACGACGGCATTATCTCACTCCCGTTATATCATGAAGATTATGTCGTTCTCGCACCACAGAATGCCTTTGGAAATCAAAAATCAGTGTCGATTAAAAACTTGCCACTCATCGTCCCTAACCGTGGCTATCAAGTTCGCAAGCATATCGATGACTATTTTACACGATTAGATGAACGTCCCCATATCATCATGGAGGTGGACCGTTTTGAAACAGCGACCAACTTTGTACATCAAGGCATGGGCTATGCAGTCATTCCACAAATGTATTATCAGTCATACTCAACATTTCAACTAAGTGCGATTAAAATTCGTCCTAACATTAAAAGAACGATTTATTTGAATTACTCAAAAAAACGCGAATACAATCAACACGTCTTTGATTTAGTCGATGCATGTTGTGAATATTGGAACGTTGAAAGGAAAGTATAA
- a CDS encoding M20 peptidase aminoacylase family protein, with the protein MGADLKQLIEWRRWFHQNPELSNEEFQTTARLREILKSYDIRILDLPLKVGLIAEVGQGEAMIAIRSDIDALPINEKTNLAYQSQNDNVMHACGHDIHMASILGTAVKLKEMEAELPGRVRIIFQSAEETGDGAPAVVQTGALDGALAILGFHNAPTIKVGEWRAKAGHLTSNVDRFNIRIQGRGAHAAMPQDSVDPQIVLGQLILSLQTIVSRNIAPYDEAVVTIGQIHSGHTWNVIPQEAMVEGTVRSFKADIRDQVEDRMTQICEGLEKQFNVKIDLNYHRLTASVVNDETLQNMALEVAQSVGYETEVLPRALTIGEDFSGYQTVAPVHFAMIGSDSEYPLHHEQFQPNEQTLVKVPDYFIAFIQRLWDEHLRR; encoded by the coding sequence ATGGGAGCTGATTTAAAACAATTGATTGAATGGAGAAGATGGTTTCATCAAAATCCAGAACTTTCCAATGAAGAATTTCAAACAACAGCACGGTTACGAGAAATTTTAAAGAGTTACGATATTCGAATACTCGATTTACCGTTAAAGGTCGGGCTTATTGCAGAAGTAGGTCAAGGGGAAGCAATGATTGCGATTCGTTCAGACATTGACGCGTTACCCATTAATGAAAAAACAAACTTAGCGTATCAATCACAAAATGATAACGTGATGCACGCGTGTGGTCACGATATTCATATGGCGTCTATTCTAGGTACAGCAGTGAAATTGAAAGAGATGGAAGCCGAATTGCCGGGACGTGTCCGTATCATTTTCCAATCTGCTGAAGAAACAGGTGATGGGGCACCCGCTGTCGTTCAAACCGGCGCATTAGATGGCGCGTTGGCGATTCTTGGCTTCCACAATGCACCAACGATCAAAGTCGGTGAATGGCGTGCAAAAGCTGGCCATTTAACGTCAAATGTAGATCGTTTCAACATTCGTATTCAAGGACGTGGCGCGCATGCAGCAATGCCTCAAGATTCGGTAGACCCGCAAATCGTCTTAGGTCAACTAATTTTAAGCTTACAAACGATCGTGAGTCGCAACATTGCGCCTTATGATGAAGCGGTCGTCACAATAGGTCAAATTCATAGCGGTCATACGTGGAATGTTATCCCTCAAGAAGCGATGGTAGAAGGGACAGTTCGTAGTTTTAAAGCAGACATTCGCGACCAAGTTGAAGACAGAATGACCCAAATTTGTGAAGGATTAGAGAAGCAGTTTAATGTGAAAATTGATTTGAATTATCATCGTTTAACTGCCTCTGTCGTCAATGATGAAACGTTACAAAATATGGCACTGGAAGTAGCACAATCAGTCGGTTATGAAACAGAAGTGTTACCGCGTGCACTGACGATAGGTGAAGACTTCTCAGGTTATCAAACCGTGGCACCTGTTCATTTTGCGATGATTGGTTCAGACAGTGAATACCCACTGCACCATGAACAATTCCAGCCGAACGAACAAACTTTAGTTAAAGTACCTGACTATTTTATTGCGTTCATTCAGCGTTTATGGGACGAACATTTAAGACGTTGA